One Meleagris gallopavo isolate NT-WF06-2002-E0010 breed Aviagen turkey brand Nicholas breeding stock chromosome 11, Turkey_5.1, whole genome shotgun sequence genomic region harbors:
- the RFC4 gene encoding replication factor C subunit 4 has translation MQAFLKGPSSISTKPPAAKERSAAGSSGEGKRLKPIPWVEKYRPKNVDEVAFQDEVVAVLKKSLEGADLPNLLFYGPPGTGKTSTILAAARELFGPELFRQRVLELNASDERGIQVIREKVKAFAQLTASGSRADGEVCPPFKIVILDEADSMTSAAQAALRRTMEKESKTTRFCLICNYISRIIEPLTSRCSKFRFKPLSDKIQQQRLLDVSEKENVKITSEAVSYLVKVSEGDLRKAITYLQSATRLMGGKEITEKTVTEIAGVIPRETIDGLLSACWSGSFEKLETVAKNLISEGYAVAQLISQLHDLVVESEDFSDKQKSIIVEKLAEVDKCLADGADEYLQLISLCALVMQQLTQNT, from the exons ATGCAGGCCTTCCTCAAAGGCCCGTCCTCCATCAGCACCAAGCCTCCAGCCGCCAAGGAGAGGAGCGCGGCGGGGAGCAGCGGGGAAGGCAAGAGGCTCAAACCCATCCCCTGGGTGGAGAAATA TCGCCCCAAAAATGTGGATGAAGTTGCCTTCCAGGATGAAGTTGTTGCTGTGCTGAAAAAGTCTTTGGAAGGCGCTGAT CTTCCCAATCTGCTGTTCTATGGCCCGCCTGGAACTGGAAAGACCTCCACTATTTTAGCAGCTGCCCGAGAACTCTTTGG GCCTGAACTATTCCGACAAAGAGTCCTGGAGTTAAATGCTTCTGATGAACGTGGGATACAAGTGATCCGTGAAAAAGTGAAGGCTTTTGCTCAGCTCACAGCATCTGGAAGCCGAGCAGA TGGTGAAGTTTGTCCTCCTTTTAAGATTGTGATCCTGGATGAAGCAGACTCTATGACCTCAGCAGCCCAGGCAGCCTTAAGACGCACAATGGAAAAAGAATCTAAAACAACACGTTTTTGCCTTATTTGTAACTACATCAGCAG aataatCGAACCTTTAACATCTCGGTGCTCCAAATTCCGTTTCAAACCTTTGTCAGACAAAATCCAGCAACAGAGACTATTGGAtgtttctgagaaggaaaatgtgaaaatcaCTAGTGAG GCAGTATCTTATCTTGTTAAAGTGTCAGAGGGGGACTTAAGAAAAGCAATTACTTACCTTCAAAGTGCCACTCGCTTGATGGGtgggaaggagatcacagaGAAGACTGTCACTGAAATTGCTGGG GTCATCCCAAGAGAAACGATAGATGGACTGCTGTCTGCCTGTTGGAGTGGTTCATTTGAGAAACTGGAAACAGTGGCAAAG AATCTTATAAGTGAGGGGTATGCTGTTGCTCAGCTCATAAGCCAGCTTCATGATCTTGTTGTTGAGAGCGAAGACTTCAGCGACAAGCAGAAATCAATCATCGTTGAGAAGCTTGCA GAAGTGGACAAATGTTTGGCAGATGGTGCTGATGAATACTTGCAGTTGATAAGTCTGTGTGCCCTTGTGATGCAGCAGCTAACGCAAAACACCTaa